Genomic DNA from Modestobacter versicolor:
GCCGGAGCCCGGCGACCCGGCGGTGCGATCCCGGGGGGATGCCGGCCTGCTCCGGTGTCACCAGGCCCCGCCGCGCCCGCAGGTAGTCGCCCAGCCGGTTGGCCCCTCCGTCGTCCACACCTCGACGCTAACCGGGCCCGGGCCCGGGAGAGGGGGCCCTGCCACTACCCGGACCAGCGGGGAGTCCCCGGCGGGCGAGCGGCCGGGCGAGCGTGGGTCCATGCAGATCACCCACCGCACAGTCCTCGTCGTCGGCGGCACCTCCGGGATCGGCCGCGGCCTCGCGCAGCGGTTCGCCGACGCCGGCAGCACGGTCGTCGTCGGCGGCCGCGACCCCGGCCGACCGGCCGGCCTGGAGACCGTCCGCATCGACGTCACCGACCCGGAGTCCGTGCTCCGCGCCCGCGACGAGGTGCTCGACGCGCACCCCGACCTGGACGTCGTCGTCACGATGTCCGGCGTCATGCTCACCGAGGACCTGCGCGACCCCGCGCACATCGCCGCCGCCGAGACGACGATCGCCACCAACCTGCTCGGCACCATCCGGGTCGTCGACGCCTTCACCCCCCACCTGCTCGCCCGGGGACACGGGACGATCCTGACGGTGAGCTCGGGCATCGCCTTCCTCCCGTTCCCGCTGATGCCCAGCTACGGCGCCTCGAAGGCCGGTGTGCACGCCTACACCGAGGCGCTGCGGGCGCAGCTGGCCGGGACGGGGGTCGAGGTCGCCGAGCTGGTGCCGCCCGCCGTCGCCACGGCCGGGCAAGAGCGGGTGAACCCGGCGGCCCTGCCGCTCGACGCGTACCTGGACGAGGTGGTGGAGCTGCTGGCCGCGGAGCCGACGCCCGCCGAGGTGCTCGTCGAGGGCGTGCGCATGCACCGGTGGGCCGAGCGCGACGGCACCTACGCCGAGCTGGTGGAGCGGAGGTCGCAGTCGCTGCGCACGCTGCCCGGCCGCTGAGGCCCGGGCGCTCACCCCAGCGCCAGCACGAGCCCGGCTGCGACGAGCAGTGCAGCGGTGACGCCGTGGACGCCGAACGCGGTGGCCGGCCTGCCGCCGTTGGTCAGCACGATCACCGCGTCCGCGGCCGGGGTGAGCGCCGCGGCGACCAGCCCCCAGCCGAGCGCGGTCTGGCCGGCGGCGGCCCACACCACCAGCAGCACGGTGCCGGAGGTGATGTCGCGGACGCCCTTGATCGCGGTCAGGGCGCGGGTGCTGCCCGGCGCGACACCGAAGCCGGCCGTCGCCTGCCGCGGTCGCAGCAGGAAGCGGACCCCCAGGGCGATGATGCCGGCGCAGGCCAGGACGGCGAGCACGAGTGCGGGAACGGTCATGCGGAGGAGCTCCTCAGGTTGGCTAGCGCCGTTATCTAACGATGCTAGAGTCTCCGCATGTCACCGCGTCCAGCCCCGGACCTCGACACGAGGCGGGACCAGGTCGCCCGCGCCGCCCGGGAGCTCGCCGAGGCCGAGGGCTGGCCCGCCGTCACGATGCGCCGCCTCGCCGGCGAGCTCGGCGTCACCCAGCCGGTGCTGTACTCGGCGTTCGCCGGCCGTCAGGCGCTCGTCGACGCGGTGGCGCTGGACGGCTTCGCCGAGGTCGCCGCGGCGCTCGAGGCGGTGGAGGCCGTGCCGGTGGCGCGGATGCGGGCCTACCTCGACTTCGCCGCGGCGCACCCCCGGGTGTACGAGGCGATGTTCTCGCTGCCCTCGGGCCTGGCCTTCGCCGCCGAGGGCACCCCCGCGCCGCTGCGGCGCGCCTTCGCCGGCATCAGCGAGGTGTTCCCGGGTGAGGCGGGCACCCGCGCGGAGGTCGCCTGGTCGACGCTGCACGGGCTCGCCACCCTCGCGGCCGGCGGACGCCTGCGCGCCGGGGAGGCGGCGGCCCGGCTCGACCTCGCGCACCGCCTGCTCACCGGGGAGGGCACCGGCTGACGACGTCGCTCAGCGCTGCGGGGAGCCGAACGCCTCGAGCGCGACCGGCTCCCACTCCCGCCAGGTGTCCAGCCGGTCCTGGTAGATCGCGGCGACGTCGCTGAACGAGCGCCCGAAGAAGACCCGGTGCGGCGGCTCGGGGGAGTCGACCACCTGCAGCATCGCGGCCCGGGTCGCCGCCGGGTCGCCGAGCTGCCAGCCGCCCTCGCCCGCGGCGCGCACCGCGTCGTACGCCGGCAGCGGCGCGCTGGTCCGCGACCCGCGCGCCAGCCAGTCGGTGGCGTAGGGGCCCGGCTCCACGTTGGTCACGTGGATGCCCATCGACCCGACCTCCTGCCACAGCGACTCGGACAACCCCTCCACGGCCCACTTGGAGGCGTGGTACGCGCCGATCCCCGGGAAGGCGCGGACGCCGCCCTCGCTGGTCACCTGCACCAGGTGCCCGTGCCCCTGGGAGCGGAACACCGGCAGCGCCGCCTGGGTCACCCAGACGGCGCCGAAGAAGTTCGTCTCCAGCTGGTCGCGCAGCTCCTGCTCGGTCAGCTCCTCGACCATCCCGAAGTGGCCGTAGCCGGCGTTGTTGACCACCACGTCGAGCACGCCGAAGTGCTCCTGCGCTCGCTGCACCGCGGCGCGGACCGCCTCGCGCCCGGTGACGTCGAGCTCGAGGGTGAGGACGTCGCGCCCGAAGCGCTCGGGGTAGTCGGCGATGGTCTCCGCACGCCGGGCGGTGGCGACGACCCGGTCGCCGCGCTCCAGCGCCGCCTCCGCCCAGTGCCGCCCGAACCCGGTCGACGTCCCGGTGATGAACCACGTCTTGACTGCTGTTCCCATGCCCCCACCCTGCGCTGCGGCCGGGCCCCCCACCAGCGACGATGCGGCACCCGGCGCATTCCCCCGAGGACTGGCAGGAGGACGATCGGCGTGTGCCCCTGGACCTGACGACGCAGTCGCTGCGGTCGCTGAAGGCGGTCGCCGAGGCGGGCTCGTTCACGGTGGCCGCCGAACGGCTGGGCTACACCCAGTCCGCGGTCTCCAAGCAGGTCCGGGCCCTGGAGACGGCGACGGGCGCGACGCTGTTCACCCGCACCGCCCGCGGGGTGCAGCCGACCGCTGCGGGGCGGGCGCTGCTGCAGCGGGCCACCGCGATCCTGGACCAGCTGGACGCCGCCCAGCACGACGTCGACGCCCTCGCCGGGCGGCCCGCCGGCCGGGTCACGCTCGGCGGCTTCCCGGCCACCGCCGTCCAGCTGGTGCCGCAGGCGCTGGCCCAGCTGGCCGTCGACCACCCGGACGTCGAGGTCGAGTTCCGGGCGCTGTCGACGCCCGCCCAGATTCGGCAGCTGCGCTCGGGGCGCATCGAACTCGGGGTCATCGCGGTCGGCGAGGCGCTGCCGGACTACGACCTCACCGGCCTGGAGACGGCGGTGCTGCCCGGCGGCCCGATGCTCGTGGCCGTCTCCGCCGAGCACCGGTGGGCCGGCCTGGCACGGGTGTCGCTGGACGAGCTGCGCACGGAGCGCTGGATCGAGGGCCGGGGGGAGGCGGGCGAGCCGCAGTTCGGCGTCTGGCCGTCGCTCGGGGCGGCCGACGTGGTCCACACGGCGCGGGACTGGTCGACGCGGCTGGGCCTGGTGGCCGCCGGGCTGGGCGTGACCACCGTGCCCAGCCTGCTCGCCGCGGGGCTCCCGCGGACCGTCGCGGTGGTCCGGGTCGACGACCCGTCGCTGCCGGCGCGCCGGCTGACGCTGGCCTGGGCCGGCCGGCCCTCGCCGGCGGCCGCGGCGGTGCGCGCCGCCGTGGGCGCCGCCGCGGAGTCGATCGCCCGGACGTGGTCGGGCGCGCGCTGACCCGGCAGCGCTGCGACCCGGGCCCACGACGCAGCGAGGGGTGGACGCCCCGGTCGGGACGCCCACCCCTCGTGTCGCTGGTGGTGGCTAGGCGGTCTGCGCCGCCCGGCGCGGGAGCACCCAGTCCGGCCGCACGAAGTGGCAGGTGTAGCCGAACGGGATCTTCTGCAGGTAGTCCTGGTGCTCCTCCTCGGCCTGCCAGAAGGGGCCGGCCGGCTCCACCTCGGTGACGACCTTGCCGGGCCACAGCCCCGAGGCGTCCACGTCGGCGATCGTGTCGAGCGCGACCCGCTGCTGCTCCTCGGACGTGTAGTAGATCGCCGAGCGGTAGCTGCGGCCCACGTCGTTGCCCTGCCGGTCCTTCGTCGACGGGTCGTGGATCTGGAAGAAGAACTCCAGCAGCTCCCGGAAGGAGATCACCTCGGGGTCGAAGACGATCTCGACCGCCTCGGCGTGGTCACCGTGGTTGCGGTAGGTGGCGTTCGGGGTGTCACCCCCGGAGTAGCCGACGCGGGTCGAGATGACGCCCGGGCGCTTGCGCAGCAGGTCCTGCGCGCCCCAGAAGCAGCCGCCGGCGAGGATCGCGGTCTCAGTGGTCACGGTGTGCCTCCCTCTTGTCGAGCACGTGGGGTGAACACCGGGACCGGTGCCCGTGCTTCCCGCCTCCGACGGGCCCGCGCCCGACCACCGTAGGTGGTGGGTGGGCAGCGGTCAGCGAGGGTCCGCGGGGCTGCCCGGTGCCGCTGCGGCAGCGGGCAGGAAGCCGACGGAGGTGACCAGCCGGCAGGTCCGGCAGAGGCTCGCGCCGTCGTGGGCGCACGCCGCCGTCTCCAGCCGCCGTTCCAGCGACGCCACCAGGTGCCGCGCCCACCGCTGCTGCCACCGCTGCCGCCACCCGGTGCCCGGACGCCGCCCGGCCGCCGTGCTCACGCGTCGAAGTCCACGGTCACGGTCCGGCTGAGCGGCCGGGTCCGGCAGGTGAGCACCGCCCCCGCGGCCACCTCGGCCGCGCCGAGCTGGTGGTTGGTCACCATGTCGACCTCCCCGTCGACGACGCGGGCCCGGCAGACGCCGCACATCCCGCCCAGGCAGGAGAACGGGACGTCCAGCCCCAGCCCGCGGGCGGCGTCCAGCAGCCACCGGGACCGCGGGACGGTCGAGGTGACGGCCGCACCGCCGGACAGCAGGCGCACGGTGCTGGCACCGCCGAGCGGGGCCACCTCGGCCGGGGTGGCGTCGAACAGCTCGGT
This window encodes:
- a CDS encoding DUF4267 domain-containing protein, encoding MTVPALVLAVLACAGIIALGVRFLLRPRQATAGFGVAPGSTRALTAIKGVRDITSGTVLLVVWAAAGQTALGWGLVAAALTPAADAVIVLTNGGRPATAFGVHGVTAALLVAAGLVLALG
- a CDS encoding LysR substrate-binding domain-containing protein produces the protein MPLDLTTQSLRSLKAVAEAGSFTVAAERLGYTQSAVSKQVRALETATGATLFTRTARGVQPTAAGRALLQRATAILDQLDAAQHDVDALAGRPAGRVTLGGFPATAVQLVPQALAQLAVDHPDVEVEFRALSTPAQIRQLRSGRIELGVIAVGEALPDYDLTGLETAVLPGGPMLVAVSAEHRWAGLARVSLDELRTERWIEGRGEAGEPQFGVWPSLGAADVVHTARDWSTRLGLVAAGLGVTTVPSLLAAGLPRTVAVVRVDDPSLPARRLTLAWAGRPSPAAAAVRAAVGAAAESIARTWSGAR
- a CDS encoding TetR-like C-terminal domain-containing protein, giving the protein MSPRPAPDLDTRRDQVARAARELAEAEGWPAVTMRRLAGELGVTQPVLYSAFAGRQALVDAVALDGFAEVAAALEAVEAVPVARMRAYLDFAAAHPRVYEAMFSLPSGLAFAAEGTPAPLRRAFAGISEVFPGEAGTRAEVAWSTLHGLATLAAGGRLRAGEAAARLDLAHRLLTGEGTG
- a CDS encoding SDR family oxidoreductase encodes the protein MQITHRTVLVVGGTSGIGRGLAQRFADAGSTVVVGGRDPGRPAGLETVRIDVTDPESVLRARDEVLDAHPDLDVVVTMSGVMLTEDLRDPAHIAAAETTIATNLLGTIRVVDAFTPHLLARGHGTILTVSSGIAFLPFPLMPSYGASKAGVHAYTEALRAQLAGTGVEVAELVPPAVATAGQERVNPAALPLDAYLDEVVELLAAEPTPAEVLVEGVRMHRWAERDGTYAELVERRSQSLRTLPGR
- a CDS encoding SDR family NAD(P)-dependent oxidoreductase is translated as MGTAVKTWFITGTSTGFGRHWAEAALERGDRVVATARRAETIADYPERFGRDVLTLELDVTGREAVRAAVQRAQEHFGVLDVVVNNAGYGHFGMVEELTEQELRDQLETNFFGAVWVTQAALPVFRSQGHGHLVQVTSEGGVRAFPGIGAYHASKWAVEGLSESLWQEVGSMGIHVTNVEPGPYATDWLARGSRTSAPLPAYDAVRAAGEGGWQLGDPAATRAAMLQVVDSPEPPHRVFFGRSFSDVAAIYQDRLDTWREWEPVALEAFGSPQR
- the msrA gene encoding peptide-methionine (S)-S-oxide reductase MsrA — protein: MTTETAILAGGCFWGAQDLLRKRPGVISTRVGYSGGDTPNATYRNHGDHAEAVEIVFDPEVISFRELLEFFFQIHDPSTKDRQGNDVGRSYRSAIYYTSEEQQRVALDTIADVDASGLWPGKVVTEVEPAGPFWQAEEEHQDYLQKIPFGYTCHFVRPDWVLPRRAAQTA